In Streptomyces longhuiensis, the following proteins share a genomic window:
- a CDS encoding peptidoglycan recognition protein family protein: protein MPRSQWRADETKRDPHAHYAQGVAAIFIHHTDTPNDYRCADVPRTLRNLYTGQTRDRNWGDLGYNFLIDKCGNIYEGRAGGTDRAVIGSHAIGFNQGTVGIAAIGTFGRGTPVPAAMERGIAALAAWKLGLRGVDPTSKVRLTSTNDKSRYAKGTSAVFNVISGHRDGFATDCPGEALFARLPAIRRLAADLQGRSARTPVGAARR from the coding sequence GTGCCGCGTTCGCAGTGGCGGGCAGACGAGACCAAGCGCGACCCCCATGCCCACTACGCGCAAGGGGTTGCGGCGATCTTCATCCACCACACCGACACCCCCAACGACTACAGGTGCGCGGATGTCCCGCGTACCTTGCGCAATCTGTACACGGGCCAGACCCGTGACCGGAATTGGGGAGACCTCGGCTACAACTTCCTCATCGACAAGTGCGGCAACATCTACGAAGGGCGCGCCGGTGGTACCGACCGCGCCGTCATCGGCTCCCACGCCATCGGGTTCAACCAGGGCACCGTGGGGATCGCGGCGATTGGCACCTTCGGACGAGGGACTCCGGTGCCGGCGGCCATGGAACGCGGGATCGCGGCCCTCGCCGCCTGGAAACTCGGCTTGCGCGGCGTCGACCCCACCAGCAAGGTGCGGCTGACGTCCACGAATGACAAGAGCCGTTACGCCAAGGGAACTTCGGCCGTATTCAACGTGATCTCCGGCCACCGCGACGGCTTTGCCACCGACTGCCCCGGGGAGGCGTTGTTCGCCCGACTCCCTGCGATCCGCCGGCTCGCCGCCGATCTCCAGGGCAGGTCTGCACGGACACCCGTCGGTGCCGCCCGCCGGTGA
- a CDS encoding NADPH-dependent FMN reductase — MTMDPQPAPVRVLVFGAALRAGSTNAQLASLASNMIVETGAEVDLARMRDFDMPLYDGDLEDSEGLPAGALALCERIKRCDAFVISSPEYNASVPGLLKNAIDWVSRVRPQPFKTKHALLVSSSPSMIGGNRGLWALRVPLEHLGTRVYPDMFSLPRAYEAFTEDGRLSHPGSDERLADTICGFMRLVRADVEFVCLQRRWYEFPGDRTDAPVTHRSED, encoded by the coding sequence ATGACCATGGACCCTCAGCCGGCACCCGTGCGGGTCCTGGTATTCGGCGCTGCACTGCGCGCCGGGTCCACCAACGCGCAGCTGGCCTCCCTGGCGTCGAACATGATCGTCGAGACCGGTGCCGAGGTTGACCTGGCCAGGATGCGGGATTTCGACATGCCGCTGTACGACGGGGATCTGGAGGATTCCGAAGGGCTGCCCGCCGGCGCGTTGGCCCTGTGCGAAAGGATCAAACGCTGCGATGCGTTTGTGATCTCGTCGCCCGAGTACAACGCCTCCGTTCCAGGATTGCTGAAGAACGCCATCGACTGGGTCTCCCGAGTGCGGCCACAGCCGTTCAAGACCAAGCACGCGCTGCTGGTCTCGTCCTCCCCCTCGATGATCGGCGGCAACCGTGGCCTGTGGGCGCTGCGGGTCCCGCTGGAACACTTGGGGACACGGGTCTACCCCGACATGTTCAGCCTGCCCCGCGCGTACGAGGCTTTCACCGAGGACGGCCGCCTCTCCCACCCCGGCTCCGACGAGCGGCTCGCCGATACCATCTGCGGATTCATGCGCCTGGTACGCGCCGACGTGGAGTTCGTGTGCCTGCAGCGTCGCTGGTACGAGTTCCCCGGCGATCGCACCGACGCCCCGGTCACCCACCGGAGCGAGGACTGA
- a CDS encoding dihydrofolate reductase family protein, translating to MRKLIYGMNLTLDGYIAAAGDDIGWSGPPSDELFQWWLDHEQESSLSLYGRKLWEAMSSYWPTGDQQPRATAAEIEFARNWRDTPKVVFSSTIDKVDWNTRLVTGDAIAEITRLKAEDGGPMNIGGATLAGAAMRAGLIDEYAIAAHPVLVGGGTPFFTALGNWVNLNLVDTRTFPGGVVLTRYETRR from the coding sequence ATGCGGAAACTGATCTACGGCATGAACCTGACCCTGGACGGCTACATCGCCGCGGCCGGCGACGACATCGGCTGGAGCGGACCGCCGAGCGACGAGCTGTTCCAGTGGTGGCTCGACCACGAGCAGGAAAGTAGCCTGTCGCTGTATGGGCGCAAGCTGTGGGAGGCGATGAGTTCCTACTGGCCGACCGGCGACCAGCAGCCACGAGCCACCGCGGCGGAGATCGAGTTCGCGCGGAACTGGCGGGACACGCCGAAGGTGGTGTTCTCCTCGACGATCGACAAGGTCGACTGGAACACCCGCCTGGTCACCGGCGACGCGATCGCCGAGATCACCCGGCTCAAGGCCGAGGACGGCGGCCCAATGAACATCGGCGGCGCAACGCTCGCCGGGGCGGCAATGCGCGCCGGGCTGATCGACGAGTACGCGATCGCCGCCCATCCGGTCCTGGTGGGCGGCGGCACGCCGTTCTTCACCGCGCTGGGCAACTGGGTGAACCTGAACCTGGTGGATACGCGGACGTTTCCCGGCGGCGTGGTCCTGACCAGGTACGAGACGAGGCGCTGA
- a CDS encoding NAD(+)/NADH kinase yields the protein MRMSRLGLVVHTGRPEAREAARAVRAWCAHHAVQCTDIDVWHDGDRHSASREVEAAGNPDLIVTLGGDGTFLRGARVAAENNALVLGVDLGRVGFLTEVPSSGVPAALDAVREGRLRIDTRMLLALRASCRLKVPADLEAWVRYGRGPLLPPPQVRANCQADDEWGIPLDVTALNDVVLEKLSRDRQVSVGVYICGRLLASYSADALLVATPTGSTAYSFAAGGPVVSPRAEALVFTPVAPHMAFDRSVVTAPDEPVVLRILERSGPAAISIDGQLRGVLDPGDWIGVYAAPHRLRAVRLGPMDFYGRLRERMNLTDAPAAVADGTPAPLWSLNTPAPEDLAHLALPEAPDGLSSIQ from the coding sequence ATGAGGATGAGCAGACTCGGCCTGGTCGTGCACACCGGGCGCCCGGAAGCCAGGGAGGCGGCCCGTGCGGTGCGGGCATGGTGTGCACATCACGCCGTGCAGTGCACGGACATCGATGTGTGGCACGACGGTGACCGACACAGCGCCAGCCGGGAGGTAGAAGCCGCAGGGAACCCCGACCTCATCGTCACCCTGGGCGGCGACGGCACCTTCCTGCGCGGCGCCCGGGTGGCCGCCGAGAACAACGCACTCGTCCTGGGCGTCGATCTGGGACGGGTGGGCTTCCTGACGGAGGTACCGTCCTCCGGCGTGCCTGCCGCACTCGATGCGGTGCGCGAGGGCCGGCTCAGGATCGACACCCGCATGCTCCTCGCCCTGCGCGCCTCCTGCCGCCTGAAAGTGCCGGCCGACCTGGAAGCATGGGTGCGCTACGGCCGCGGGCCGCTTCTGCCACCACCCCAGGTGCGCGCCAACTGCCAGGCCGACGACGAGTGGGGCATCCCGCTGGACGTCACCGCGCTCAACGATGTCGTCCTGGAGAAGCTCTCCCGGGACCGCCAGGTATCAGTCGGCGTCTATATCTGCGGCAGGCTCTTGGCGTCCTACTCCGCCGACGCACTGCTGGTAGCCACGCCGACCGGCTCGACCGCTTACAGCTTCGCTGCCGGCGGCCCCGTGGTCTCTCCCCGCGCCGAGGCCCTCGTCTTCACGCCCGTCGCCCCGCACATGGCCTTCGACCGATCGGTAGTCACGGCCCCCGACGAACCCGTCGTCCTGCGCATCCTGGAACGCTCAGGCCCGGCCGCAATCAGCATCGACGGCCAGCTCCGAGGCGTGCTGGACCCGGGAGACTGGATCGGCGTGTACGCGGCCCCCCACCGACTGCGAGCTGTGCGGCTGGGACCGATGGACTTCTACGGCCGTCTTCGCGAGCGGATGAACCTGACCGACGCCCCGGCCGCAGTCGCCGACGGAACCCCCGCACCCCTGTGGTCGCTGAACACACCCGCGCCTGAAGACCTCGCCCATCTGGCCCTGCCGGAGGCGCCGGACGGCCTTTCCTCCATTCAGTGA
- a CDS encoding SDR family NAD(P)-dependent oxidoreductase produces MRDTVKAIPKLADLNDVPFARLDVTDAASIERAVKESIERFGAVDVVVNAAGQGRLGVIEEASADQVRDQFETDVRGQVEPRWSRTSSRRCGKRGCGHIINIGSLGGHVSLPAMAGYCSSKSAVQNLTAELAEELGPLDIHVTMVEPAGSPTLSRRCGAWFRTCAEAGAVKRDVGKAGSTRRCGTGYQAVARALAVRTARLGPGRESAMSRCPFHPRHGARRPAGQEERNFCGPLECRRIRSSSQPSWAARVIPRPRLEARSPVGAEHARRFSRSARVATRPRSPAARIATR; encoded by the coding sequence ATGCGTGACACCGTCAAGGCCATCCCGAAGTTGGCCGATCTCAACGACGTCCCTTTCGCGCGTCTCGACGTCACCGACGCTGCCAGCATCGAGCGGGCAGTCAAGGAGAGCATCGAGCGCTTCGGTGCTGTAGATGTGGTCGTCAACGCTGCCGGCCAAGGGCGGCTCGGCGTTATCGAAGAGGCCAGCGCCGATCAGGTGCGGGATCAGTTCGAGACCGACGTGAGGGGGCAGGTAGAGCCCAGGTGGTCCAGGACGTCCTCCCGCAGATGCGGGAAACGCGGTTGCGGACACATCATCAACATCGGCTCCTTGGGTGGCCACGTCAGCCTGCCCGCCATGGCCGGGTACTGCTCCTCCAAGAGCGCCGTGCAGAACCTGACCGCGGAGCTGGCCGAGGAGCTCGGCCCTCTGGACATCCACGTCACCATGGTCGAGCCGGCCGGTTCACCGACCTTGTCTCGCCGTTGCGGCGCATGGTTCAGGACCTGTGCTGAGGCCGGGGCGGTGAAGAGGGATGTGGGGAAGGCCGGTTCAACACGCAGGTGCGGAACGGGCTATCAAGCTGTGGCGAGAGCTCTGGCCGTAAGAACGGCGCGCCTGGGGCCGGGCCGTGAGAGTGCCATGTCGCGTTGCCCTTTCCACCCGAGGCACGGAGCCAGACGCCCGGCGGGACAAGAAGAACGCAACTTCTGTGGTCCGCTGGAGTGCAGGAGGATCCGCTCGTCGAGTCAACCCTCATGGGCAGCTCGGGTCATACCTCGACCTCGCCTTGAGGCGCGGAGCCCGGTGGGCGCCGAGCATGCTCGGAGGTTCAGCCGGAGTGCAAGAGTTGCCACGCGACCTCGGTCTCCTGCGGCGCGCATCGCCACGAGGTGA
- a CDS encoding transglycosylase SLT domain-containing protein: protein MQFTAMSKKFAHMTKAKKISLGMVAAGAAVMAGTVVSAPAASAATPAQSSGGNVDTWIKESLKVMHAQGIPGTYEGIHRNLMRESTGNPNAINNWDSNAMKGIPSKGLMQVIDPTFNAYHVAGTSQNIYDPVANITASANYAAHRYGSIDNVNSAY, encoded by the coding sequence ATGCAGTTCACCGCGATGTCCAAGAAGTTCGCGCACATGACCAAGGCCAAGAAGATCTCCCTGGGCATGGTCGCCGCCGGCGCCGCCGTGATGGCCGGCACCGTCGTCAGCGCCCCGGCCGCCTCGGCCGCCACCCCGGCCCAGTCCAGCGGCGGCAACGTCGACACCTGGATCAAGGAGTCGCTGAAGGTCATGCACGCCCAGGGCATCCCGGGCACCTACGAGGGCATCCACCGCAACCTGATGCGCGAGTCCACCGGCAACCCCAACGCCATCAACAACTGGGACTCCAACGCCATGAAGGGCATCCCCTCCAAGGGCCTGATGCAGGTCATCGACCCGACCTTCAATGCGTACCACGTCGCGGGCACCTCGCAGAACATCTACGACCCGGTCGCCAACATCACCGCCTCCGCCAACTACGCCGCGCACCGCTACGGCTCGATCGACAACGTCAACTCGGCGTACTGA
- a CDS encoding tRNA-dependent cyclodipeptide synthase, whose product MTTATRTETFAVRPYTPHCRVIHDEGEHAVIGISSGNGYFTHARVLDLAVWGLGQFRQVDLIWTDLHVAEMFEALDYSPVEAQRKAVKNLRGVRAKVNAAVASLDPEGKRLRGRPMSALLELPAYQAIRNRLEALLADDPEFREVCDELAARFLADKLNGQPPTERQREVCIKYVCAEVPLFLDTPAILDVPSSLNCYHQALPLAELLYARGRGLRASRNQGHAVITPATAEEQDIAA is encoded by the coding sequence TTGACGACTGCAACACGCACCGAAACCTTCGCCGTACGCCCTTACACACCTCACTGCCGCGTCATCCACGACGAAGGCGAACACGCCGTCATCGGCATCTCATCCGGAAACGGCTACTTCACCCACGCTCGCGTGCTCGACCTTGCCGTCTGGGGCCTTGGCCAGTTCCGGCAGGTCGATCTGATCTGGACGGACCTGCACGTAGCCGAAATGTTCGAGGCCCTCGACTACAGCCCGGTTGAAGCACAGCGCAAGGCGGTGAAGAACCTCCGTGGGGTCCGCGCCAAGGTGAACGCGGCCGTGGCCTCGCTCGACCCGGAGGGGAAGCGACTGCGCGGACGGCCCATGTCCGCGCTCCTGGAACTTCCCGCTTATCAGGCCATCCGTAACCGGCTAGAGGCCCTCCTTGCGGACGACCCCGAGTTCCGTGAGGTGTGCGACGAGCTCGCCGCCCGCTTCCTCGCCGACAAGCTGAACGGCCAACCGCCCACCGAACGGCAGCGCGAGGTCTGCATCAAGTACGTGTGCGCCGAAGTGCCGCTGTTCCTGGACACCCCGGCCATCCTCGACGTTCCTTCGTCGCTCAACTGCTACCACCAGGCGCTTCCCCTCGCAGAGCTGCTCTACGCCCGCGGCCGGGGCCTGCGCGCCTCCCGCAACCAGGGCCACGCCGTCATCACTCCCGCCACCGCCGAAGAACAGGACATCGCCGCATGA
- a CDS encoding cytochrome P450, which produces MTTTAITGCPVAHNELTQFPFDANGTRLPDEIAHLITNEPVKKVRTIAGAEAWLVSSYPLCRQVLDDARYSLKDTSAPGMPRQYALTIPPEVVNNMGNITGAGLRKAVLKALNPKAPGLEDWLREHAAHLVDRLVSAGAPSDLRYDFTVPYSTGLHCYILGIPQADSAALYSSLDVAFMNSPREIPAAAMNWDRDMAHMVMRLNDPDTGGLMGELAALREDPAYDHLTDEMLATVGVTMFGAGVISVMGFLTMAIVSLIQNPDLKARLVAEPQLIPAAVDELLRINLSIADGLPRIAKQTMQLGDVTVQKGELVLVLVEAANHDPAEFDDPHTVRLDRPNPNAHLSFGGGGHYCPATALGKRHAQIAIETLLDRMPNLDLAVPIEQLVWRTGFMKRIPERLPVLW; this is translated from the coding sequence ATGACCACCACCGCGATCACCGGATGCCCTGTGGCCCACAACGAGCTGACGCAATTTCCGTTCGACGCCAACGGCACCCGGCTGCCCGACGAGATCGCGCACCTGATCACCAATGAGCCGGTGAAGAAGGTCCGCACAATTGCCGGTGCAGAGGCATGGCTCGTCTCCTCGTATCCGCTGTGCAGGCAAGTCCTCGACGATGCCCGGTATTCGCTCAAGGACACGTCCGCGCCCGGGATGCCGCGTCAGTACGCACTGACGATCCCCCCGGAGGTCGTCAACAACATGGGCAACATCACCGGCGCGGGACTGCGCAAAGCAGTGTTGAAGGCCCTCAACCCCAAAGCCCCGGGCCTGGAAGACTGGCTTCGCGAGCACGCCGCACACCTCGTCGACCGGCTCGTGTCCGCCGGGGCACCGTCCGATCTGCGGTACGACTTCACCGTCCCGTACTCGACCGGCCTGCACTGCTACATCCTCGGCATCCCACAGGCCGACTCCGCGGCGCTGTACAGCTCCCTTGACGTCGCGTTCATGAACAGCCCCCGCGAGATCCCCGCGGCGGCCATGAACTGGGACCGCGACATGGCCCACATGGTGATGCGCCTCAACGACCCCGACACCGGCGGCCTCATGGGCGAACTCGCCGCCCTGCGCGAGGATCCCGCGTATGACCACCTCACCGACGAGATGCTCGCCACCGTCGGCGTCACCATGTTTGGCGCCGGCGTAATCAGTGTCATGGGCTTCCTCACCATGGCGATCGTCTCCCTGATCCAGAACCCCGACCTCAAGGCCCGGCTTGTCGCCGAGCCCCAGCTGATCCCGGCCGCCGTGGATGAGCTGCTGCGCATCAACCTGTCCATCGCCGACGGCCTCCCGCGCATCGCCAAGCAGACGATGCAGCTCGGAGACGTCACCGTGCAGAAGGGGGAACTCGTCCTGGTGCTCGTCGAGGCCGCCAACCATGACCCCGCCGAGTTCGACGACCCCCACACCGTGCGCCTGGACCGGCCGAACCCGAACGCACACCTGAGCTTCGGCGGCGGCGGCCACTACTGCCCCGCTACCGCCCTCGGGAAGCGACACGCACAGATCGCGATCGAGACCCTCCTTGACCGGATGCCGAACCTCGATCTCGCCGTCCCGATCGAGCAACTCGTGTGGCGCACCGGCTTCATGAAACGTATTCCCGAGCGCCTGCCGGTCCTCTGGTAG
- a CDS encoding SDR family NAD(P)-dependent oxidoreductase, which yields MRAVLVTGGSRGIGRAVALAFARGGDRVAVQYAGNRADAEETLRQLPGEKHVLLQADLGEPDAAEQLVSQAVAALGSVDVLVNNAGVAPTEANRHPVSETPIADWQRVWRRMVDVNLLAPADLCWSVARHLIGRGAGGAIVNVGSRGAFKGEPDFPAYATTKAALHALGQSLAVALAPHNIAVTSVAPGFVATERQAAKLAGPEGERLRAQSPFGRVGTPDEIAATVHFLASPAAMWASGTIVDLNGASHLRT from the coding sequence ATGAGGGCCGTCCTGGTGACCGGCGGCTCGCGGGGCATCGGCCGGGCCGTCGCGCTGGCGTTCGCCCGTGGCGGTGACCGGGTTGCGGTGCAGTACGCGGGCAACCGCGCGGACGCCGAGGAGACATTGCGGCAACTGCCCGGCGAGAAACACGTGCTGCTGCAGGCCGACCTCGGCGAGCCGGACGCCGCCGAACAGCTCGTCTCTCAGGCGGTTGCCGCCCTGGGATCGGTCGACGTCCTGGTCAACAATGCCGGTGTCGCGCCGACGGAAGCCAACCGCCACCCGGTCTCCGAGACCCCGATCGCGGACTGGCAACGCGTGTGGCGGCGCATGGTCGACGTGAACCTGCTCGCCCCGGCCGACCTGTGCTGGTCCGTTGCCCGACACCTGATCGGCCGTGGAGCAGGGGGCGCCATCGTCAACGTCGGCTCCCGCGGCGCGTTTAAGGGGGAGCCGGACTTCCCGGCCTACGCAACGACCAAGGCCGCCCTGCACGCACTCGGCCAGTCACTGGCTGTCGCACTGGCACCGCACAACATCGCGGTCACCTCCGTGGCGCCCGGGTTCGTGGCCACCGAGCGCCAGGCGGCCAAATTGGCCGGGCCGGAAGGCGAACGCCTGCGTGCGCAGAGCCCGTTCGGCAGGGTCGGCACACCGGACGAAATCGCCGCAACCGTGCACTTCCTGGCCTCGCCCGCGGCGATGTGGGCATCAGGGACCATCGTGGACCTCAACGGCGCGTCCCACCTGCGTACCTGA
- the aac(6') gene encoding aminoglycoside 6'-N-acetyltransferase — MELHGDQVVLRRVTEGDTEILERIVREPEVAAWWSPPDDYEAMLAVVFEGQVIGAVQFDEETDPEFRHAGIDIFLTARRQGEGLGADTVRTLARWLIQERGHHRLTIDPAAANTAAIRCYSKVGFKPVGIMRAYGRDHRTGAWQDGLLMDLLADELA; from the coding sequence ATGGAGCTGCATGGGGACCAGGTTGTGCTGCGGCGGGTGACCGAGGGCGATACGGAGATCCTTGAAAGGATCGTACGAGAACCGGAAGTCGCGGCGTGGTGGTCGCCCCCGGACGACTATGAGGCCATGTTGGCCGTCGTCTTCGAGGGGCAGGTCATCGGCGCCGTCCAGTTCGACGAGGAGACCGATCCCGAGTTCCGCCATGCCGGTATCGACATCTTCCTGACGGCGAGGCGGCAGGGGGAGGGGCTCGGTGCCGACACAGTGCGCACGCTGGCCCGGTGGCTGATACAGGAACGCGGCCATCACCGGCTGACCATCGATCCCGCCGCGGCCAACACCGCGGCGATCCGCTGTTACAGCAAGGTCGGGTTCAAACCAGTGGGGATCATGCGAGCCTACGGGCGCGATCACCGGACAGGCGCATGGCAGGACGGCCTGCTGATGGATCTACTCGCAGACGAACTGGCCTGA
- a CDS encoding RNA polymerase sigma factor: MQRFRFPVGRLPDEALLSGLATGDPELAATFVRRFQHTVFGVAIAVLGDPQLAEDVSQQTFERAWRHAQIYDSRRGSVTTWLTAIAHNLAIDVARARRPVPVAPEDLDSLLDVVTDTATPEQLALADEASVALRSAVARLPREQGRALVMAGIYGMTGQQIADVEQIPLGTAKTRIRTAMGKLRSTLVSPKRGDHG, translated from the coding sequence ATGCAAAGGTTCCGGTTTCCGGTCGGCCGTCTCCCGGACGAGGCTCTGCTGTCCGGGCTGGCAACGGGCGATCCTGAGCTCGCCGCCACGTTTGTGCGGCGGTTTCAGCACACCGTCTTCGGCGTCGCCATCGCAGTCCTCGGTGATCCACAGCTCGCTGAGGACGTCTCCCAGCAGACGTTCGAGCGGGCGTGGCGGCACGCGCAGATCTACGACTCCCGCCGCGGGTCGGTGACGACATGGCTGACGGCCATCGCGCACAACCTCGCCATCGACGTCGCCCGAGCGCGTCGACCTGTGCCCGTGGCCCCTGAGGACCTCGACTCGCTCCTCGACGTCGTGACGGACACCGCTACGCCTGAGCAGCTGGCCCTGGCCGACGAGGCATCAGTGGCCCTGCGTTCCGCCGTGGCGCGGCTGCCGCGCGAACAGGGCCGGGCTCTGGTGATGGCGGGTATCTACGGGATGACGGGCCAGCAGATCGCCGATGTGGAGCAGATCCCGCTGGGTACGGCCAAGACACGGATCAGGACCGCCATGGGAAAGCTGCGGTCCACGCTCGTGTCTCCGAAGCGAGGCGACCATGGGTAA
- a CDS encoding FG-GAP and VCBS repeat-containing protein: MHFPTAGGPFFRHLRMWHAVPVSLAVVAVASLVLLPSDGARSVPNSPCRPADSARGDTPATPDLDGDGFVDLVHEISDTENFDVIVVPGSAHGPDHDRTTVLTRDDLGVPDDIQTADDPWQPTVTDLDEDGHADLIVSGAAQVLWGGPKGPQAGGPNGRVPLPGSGYSTAPIAGDFDGDGHTDLAVFRFSNEDQELVVLKGPFKRSGAPAQTVEIPSPVHEGASPVLVAGDANDDRATDLALYDSPWDPPLLFTGGARTAGGLSKEPERLPEGENVVFGDFDGDGRQDVAIGRSFVDSYDEVDTPHRRGQISVRYGKAPENWVAMDGGDFKEGFGTRLAAGDFNGDGCDDLAVQLTKKKEAGDARIEVLRGDSEHGLGSKPWRATKRSVPGDDGPVDGTAFAVHDWDGDGRTELALLGGDTWWITDGTDRDKASFPVTPSKDQGP, from the coding sequence ATGCACTTTCCGACAGCAGGCGGTCCGTTCTTCCGTCACCTGCGCATGTGGCACGCCGTGCCGGTCTCCCTCGCGGTGGTGGCGGTGGCGTCCCTCGTCCTCCTCCCGTCCGACGGCGCGCGCTCGGTGCCCAACAGCCCCTGCCGACCGGCCGATTCGGCGCGCGGGGACACGCCCGCGACCCCCGACCTCGACGGGGACGGCTTCGTCGATCTGGTGCACGAGATCTCCGACACGGAGAACTTCGACGTGATCGTCGTGCCCGGCTCCGCGCACGGTCCGGACCACGACCGCACGACCGTCCTCACCCGCGACGACCTCGGTGTGCCGGACGACATCCAGACGGCCGACGACCCGTGGCAGCCCACGGTTACCGACCTGGATGAGGACGGCCACGCCGACCTCATCGTCAGCGGCGCCGCCCAGGTCCTGTGGGGAGGCCCCAAGGGCCCCCAGGCCGGCGGACCGAACGGGCGCGTCCCGCTGCCGGGCAGCGGATACAGCACCGCACCGATCGCCGGCGACTTCGACGGGGACGGCCACACCGACCTCGCGGTCTTCCGGTTCTCGAACGAGGATCAGGAACTGGTCGTCCTCAAGGGACCGTTCAAGCGCTCCGGCGCTCCCGCACAGACCGTGGAGATCCCCAGCCCGGTCCACGAGGGCGCGTCACCCGTGCTGGTCGCCGGGGATGCGAACGATGACCGCGCCACCGATCTCGCGCTCTACGACTCCCCGTGGGATCCGCCCCTGCTGTTCACGGGCGGCGCCCGTACCGCCGGTGGCTTGAGCAAGGAGCCCGAGCGGCTGCCGGAGGGCGAGAATGTCGTCTTCGGTGACTTCGACGGCGACGGGCGGCAGGACGTCGCCATCGGCCGGAGCTTCGTCGACAGCTACGACGAGGTCGACACACCCCATCGGCGCGGCCAGATCAGCGTCCGCTACGGGAAGGCGCCGGAGAATTGGGTCGCCATGGATGGTGGTGACTTCAAGGAGGGCTTCGGCACCAGGCTCGCCGCTGGAGACTTCAACGGCGATGGCTGCGACGACCTGGCCGTGCAGCTCACCAAGAAGAAGGAGGCGGGGGACGCGCGGATCGAGGTGCTGCGGGGCGACTCCGAGCACGGGCTCGGGTCCAAGCCCTGGCGCGCCACCAAGCGCTCCGTGCCGGGTGACGACGGCCCCGTCGACGGCACGGCCTTCGCCGTCCACGACTGGGACGGCGACGGCCGCACAGAGCTGGCCCTTCTCGGCGGGGACACATGGTGGATCACCGACGGCACGGACCGCGACAAGGCATCCTTCCCGGTCACACCCAGCAAGGACCAAGGTCCGTAG
- a CDS encoding YrhB domain-containing protein — protein MVTKERAVELVEALLTRERQESPWMARLPELAVLDVKEHALGWLVTWQSVEYIRSRDSEKMLVGSGPYLVDRQDGSIHHIPVTTYVGEGWEELYLQQVRGVRPPDPLITAVRALVHSDGTMAAIRHLRKQAPLLGPQQAKAYVMAVWDGNEPPEELVSLTRKPEKCPPLPITTLAGPAW, from the coding sequence GTGGTCACCAAGGAACGCGCCGTGGAACTGGTCGAGGCCCTGCTTACGAGAGAGCGGCAGGAGTCGCCATGGATGGCACGGCTGCCCGAGCTCGCTGTCCTCGACGTGAAGGAGCACGCGCTCGGGTGGCTGGTCACCTGGCAGTCGGTTGAGTACATCCGCAGCCGCGATAGCGAGAAGATGTTGGTGGGCAGCGGGCCCTATCTGGTGGACCGCCAGGATGGGAGCATCCACCATATTCCTGTCACCACATACGTTGGCGAGGGCTGGGAGGAGCTCTATCTCCAGCAGGTCAGGGGGGTGCGACCGCCCGATCCGCTGATCACGGCTGTCCGGGCACTCGTGCACTCCGACGGGACGATGGCCGCGATACGCCACCTACGGAAGCAGGCCCCCCTGTTGGGACCACAGCAGGCGAAGGCCTATGTGATGGCCGTCTGGGACGGAAACGAACCTCCGGAGGAACTGGTCAGCCTCACTCGGAAGCCGGAGAAGTGTCCTCCATTGCCCATCACGACGCTGGCGGGCCCGGCTTGGTAG
- a CDS encoding SMI1/KNR4 family protein, protein MDWAAAEAHLGASLPTDYRDFMAIYGGGCIDDLIVLPPLPTGNGWGASIAGHAVGFRELWATEGGAPGVELGADRVLPWGSGCNANELGWLMAGPNPDQWPVIVWRRHDDPRWALIDCGMAEFLRRLMSAEFDECPLSDLSLWGRVGTFVHHEEQERRFHAGLDPMTGEPDPYADMFD, encoded by the coding sequence GTGGATTGGGCCGCCGCTGAAGCCCACTTGGGCGCTTCGCTTCCCACCGACTATCGCGACTTCATGGCTATCTACGGTGGTGGCTGCATCGACGACCTGATCGTCCTCCCGCCCCTGCCCACCGGGAACGGCTGGGGCGCATCGATCGCCGGTCACGCTGTGGGATTCCGCGAGCTGTGGGCCACGGAGGGCGGGGCACCGGGGGTTGAACTGGGGGCTGACCGCGTCCTGCCCTGGGGCAGTGGATGCAACGCGAACGAACTGGGCTGGCTAATGGCTGGCCCGAACCCGGACCAATGGCCTGTGATCGTCTGGAGGAGGCATGACGATCCTCGCTGGGCGTTGATCGACTGCGGTATGGCCGAGTTCCTCCGGCGACTCATGTCTGCTGAATTCGACGAGTGTCCCCTCAGCGACCTCTCGTTGTGGGGACGAGTGGGCACCTTCGTCCACCACGAGGAGCAGGAACGCCGGTTCCACGCGGGCCTGGATCCGATGACTGGCGAACCAGACCCCTACGCGGACATGTTCGACTGA